ATCCTTCGATCGCATTGATAATCCACGATCAAGTTTGATTTTGTCACACAATCTTATCATCTGTGTCTCCAAAATCATAACAATTGTCACAATCAGAGAATAGCGAAGAAAATGAGGAAAATAGTTCTCATAAATCTCCTTCACTGAGTCGATTTCCTCTACCATCTCGGGATTGGCATTTTCTTTCTCCGATCGAATACGAGCGATCACAGAGCGGATTTCCTCCTGGCCAGTCTCGAAGGCAGGTCCTTTCTCCAATCGAATTTGATCAATCGCCGCGTCAATTTCCTTCTCCATCTCATCGAAGTGATCAGATCGAATTTGATCAATCGCTGACTCTTCCTGAACTTGTATCAAATATTCCATGTTGACCAGGAAGCTTTCAAGGGTTCCAAACAGTTGCAGTATTTCAAATTGCATCGAAACCATATTCTACCAATTCCTCTCAATCGGCAATCGAAAATCAAAAATTCCGTTTCCCGCATCGCGCCAAACTGTGCTATAATCTTGCTATGAATGAAGACACACCCGCAAGCGAATTGCTCTTTGAAGTTATGACCCCGCTTGGCTTTCGTGTCCGCGTTACGCGCGAATACTGGGAACTGATTGTTACCATCAAGCACCCAGCAATGAAAGGGCGCGAGAGCGATGTGCAAGAGACACTACGAAACCCAAGTGAGATTCGATTGAGCAAGAATGATCCAACCGTGCATTTATTCTACAAACCTGAACGTATCGGACGTTGGGTCTGCGCCGTCGCCAAACGTCTCGACGGTGATGGATTCTTGATTACGACTTATCCGACCGATGCAATCAAGGAAGGCAGGCAAATATGGCACAAGTAAAAGTTTACTACGATCAAGTTGGTAATACACTCACCGTTTGGTTTGGCGATCCTCAAGCCGAATACATTTGCGAAGAAACCGGCGACGAAGTAATTCTGATGAAAGACATCTCCGGTCAGGTCATCGGATTTGAAAAATTGAATTACCTTCTTCCCAAGCCCGCGCATTTCCAAGTCGCGTTTGAAACGGTTGCGGCGTGATATGGAAAACCAGAATATCAAAGCCGTCGAAATGACGCGCCAAATTCGCGATAAAATTTACGAACAGATAAAAGATATGTCGCCCGCCGAACAATTGGCGTTCTTTCGCGAACACGCGCGCTTGGTGAATGAGAAAGCGGAGAAACTCATCAAGGCAAAGCGTACTCCCACTCATGCCTAACTTGAATCAGAAAATCCTCAGCCCAACGACAACCCTGGCTCTCAACGTTCACTGCACCGACGATACGCTAACCGTGAATCTCTCCGACGGTCGCCAAGTATCCGTGCCGCTCGAATGGTTTCCGCGTTTGCGCGATGCCACGCCCAAGCAACGCAAGAATTGGCGTTTGATTGCCAAAGGCATCGGCATTCACTGGGAAAATGTTGATGAAGACATTGCCGTTTCGACGTTGTTGCGCGCGTGGTAGTTGCTTTTTATCCGCGTTTATCCGCGTTCGTCCGCGTCGCATCAAATCGCAAATCGGCATTCGAAAATCAGAAACCCCGCTTCATCCTCTCCTGCAAATCGCGCAACACCACGGGCGCGTGTTCAAACGCAATCGCGTCCGGCAACGCATCGAGTGCAAACCACGCGAACGCGTTCACATCATCTGCCGCACGCAACGCGCCGCCAATCGGCTCGACGATGTAATAGTGGTTCAGCGTGAAAATCTCGTCGCCATTGTTGTCATAGCGATCCACGTAGACGCCAAGCAATTCGCGCACGCGCACTTCTAACCCAGTTTCCTCGCGCACCTCGCGGAACATTCCATCGCGCGGATGCTCGCCCGCTTCGAGAAATCCGCCGGGCAAATCCCAGTAATCCTTGAACGGCTCGACCGCGCGCTTCACCAACAACACACAACCATCGCGCACGATCAACCCGCCCGCGCACGGTTTCGAGTTGTGATACTGGGTGCGTCCACATTCGGTACAGGTTTGCGGCGCGAAAGGGTAATTGGTAAATGGTAAGTGGTTTCCGCAGTTGGAACAGAATTTGTATGCCATTTTCGATTTTTGATTTGCGATTTTCGATTTGGGATTTACGCATCACGCATTACGCATCACGTTCCAATCTCTATTTACCAATTACCACTTCCCCTCCCTCCACCGCAATTCTCAGCCGCTTGTTGATCTTGCCCTTGCTCTCGTGTCCCACCACCTTGACGCGCCCGACCTCGCGCGTGTTCGCAACGTGCGTGCCGCCGTCCGCTTGCAAATCGAGTCCGACGATTTCGACGGTGCGAACCTCTTGAATATCCGGCGGAAGCAAGTTGATTTTCGTGCGAATCAAATCCGGAATTTGAAACGCTACCTCGCGCGGCAAAATCTTGACACGAATGTCGCGCGCCGCCGTGACTTCCGCGTTCACTTTTGCTTCGACATCGTGCGCGAAGTCCGCGCTCATTCGCTCCAGCTCGAAATCCATTCGCGCCGCGAGCGGCTCCATATCGCCGCCCGTCACACTGACGCCGTAATCGCGCCACATCATTCCGCACAAAATATGCAACGCCGTGTGCGTCCGCATCAACTTGTAGCGACGATCCCAGTCAATCGCGCCGTGCGCGCTCGCGCCGACCGTGAACGTCGCCGCGCGATCCACCTTGTGCCACACTTCGCCGGCTTGCTTTTTCACTTCGAGCACGCGGTATGTTTCGCCCGCGACAACTAGTTCGCCTTGATCGCTCGGCTGACCGCCGCCGCGCGGATAAAACGCAGTGCGATCAAGCGTGACCTGGTCGCCATTGATAGCGGTTACAGTCGCTTCAAACTCTTTCAAGTACGCATCGGATTGGCAAAGCAAATCGGTCATCTCAACCTCATTTTGGATTTTCGATTTTTGATTTTCGATTTGCGATTCTCGCGTTAACCAAATCGAAAATCAGAAATCGGCAATCGAAAATCAAAAAACGTCCCGCCCCCCCAAGGGACGAGACGCTTGCGTTTCGCGGTACCACCCTTTTTAGTTCGATAGTGCGATAGTCCAATCGTGCGTTAGTTGGCGTCCAACTAATCAATCATCAAACTATGCAACTAACAAACTCACTTTATCGAAGACCACCATCTTCGCGTCTTGTGTAACGGATGACGACTCCGTCACTGTCTACTCGCTCGCGCTTTGGCAGTGCCGCTCCGGAAGGATTTTCGGCGAGGTTCACGCGCTCGGCTTGCACTATCCCGAACTCGCTAGGCGATTCACTCACGTACTCGTTTCCATCATCGCGTTTGTTGGCGCAAGTATAGCGGATTCGAGTACGGGTGTCAAGCCGCTAATAGTTCGGCAGTGTAGTATCGCGACCGACTACCCGTGAAATTTTTACCGCAGAGACGCGGAGCACGCTGAGAACGCCGAGTTTTTCAAAATGAATTTCTCCGCGCTCTCCGCGTCTCTGCGGTAAATTCCAAAATCGCGGGAGCAATGCTCCAGTCTCAATAGTTCGGCAAGTACTTTTCTAATTCCCACGCGCTCACTTCGAGACGATAGTCTTGCCATTCTAGCCGCTTGGCGCTGACAAAACGATCACAGAGGTGCGCGCCGAGCGCATTGCACACAACGGCGTCTTCTTCCAACGCATCGAGCGCACGATTCAACGATTCCGGCAAAATGCTCAATTTGGAACGACGATCAGTATCGAGGTGATACAGATTTTCTTCCGTCGCTTCGGGCACGGTCAGTTGGCGGCGAATGCCATCAAGTCCGGCGGCGAGCATGACCGCGAACGCGAGGTACGGATTGCAACTTGGATCGGGGCAACGCAATTCGAGCCGCGTGGATTCGGTTGTCGAGGCGCGCGGCACGCGAATGAGCGCGGAACGATTGATGCGCGCCCAACTGATGAACACCGGCGCTTCGTACCCCGCGACCAATCGCTTGTACGAATTGACGAGCGGCGCGAGCACCGCGCACATCCCGCGCGCATGCGCGAGTTGCCCCGCGATAAATTGCTTGGCGATTTTCGATAGACCGTGCGGATCGCCCTCATCCGCGAACGCGTTTCTGCCGTTCGCGGCATACGTCAAACTTTGATGGACATGCATTCCATTGCCGGCTGACCCGCGCAACAACTTGGGCATGAACGTGCCGTACAATCCATTCAACTGCGCGATGATCTTGAGCACCAAGCGAAACGTCACCGCGTTATCCGCCGTCGTCAACGCGTCCGAGTAACGAAAATCAATTTCGTGTTGACCGATGGCGACTTCGTGGTGCATCGCTTCGACCTGGATGCCAAACGCCGCCAGGTTCGCGGTCATCTGCCGACGCAAACCCGCCGCCATATCCGACGGCGCATCGAAATAGCTCGCGCTGTCGTGTGGAATCGGCGGAATCAAACTGCCGTCGGGATGCGGCTTGAGCAAAAAGAATTCGAGTTCGGGTCCGGTGTGATAAATGAAACCCATCTGCTCGGCTTGGACGATGGCGCGCTTGAGCACCGCGCGCGGATCGCCGGCGAACGGTTGTCCATCCGGCGTGAACACATCACAGATCAAACGCGCGGTCGCTTCGTCGCCGCTCAACCAAGGGAGAATCGCGAACGTGGACACATCGGGGCGCAGGTGCATATCGCTTTCGGCGACGCGCGCAAATCCTTCAATCGAAGAACCGTCGAACCAAATTCCGTTCGTCAGCGCATCGGATAATTCTTGCGCGGGAATCGTCACATTCTTGACGACGCCGACCACATCGGTGAATTGCAAATCAATGTACTTGATGTGATTCTCTTCCACGCGCGCAAAGATGTCGGATGAATCAGGCATGGTATTGTCCGAGGTCTTTCTCTAGATTCGCAAAAGTCGGTTGACTATATCCTGGGTGATTGGCATGATCGAGGACACGATAACCCAGATATTGAAAATAGGTGAGGTTGTCTTGCAAGGCGAGTCGCACCGCGAGACGCACTCGCGCATATCCCAGATCACGCGCGTGCGCCTCGACCCAGGCAATCAGCATTTGTCCGATTCCGTACCGCCGATGCGACGGCAACACCGCGAGACGACCCAGGTAAAGGTGATCCGCTCTCGGTTCACAAATCACACAGCCAACGATTTGCTGATTGACCAGCGCCACACCTGCACGCGCGCTCATCAACTTGCGCTGAACCGTCTCAATCGTCTCGTCGTGCGCGCCGGATGGCGGATCCAAGAATCCGCGATATTCCTCGAACGCCGCGTGAATGACGGTCACTAGACCTGGGATATCTTCCTCTGTTGCTTCGCGTATATAAATGTCTTGCACCCGGCAATTCCTTTTCGAGAATCCAGGTTTCTTTGAGAAGCCTGGATCCTATTTTTAGCGGAGAGCCTGAAGCGCAAACGCGAGCATAACTATCGCG
The Chloroflexota bacterium genome window above contains:
- a CDS encoding DUF2442 domain-containing protein — protein: MPNLNQKILSPTTTLALNVHCTDDTLTVNLSDGRQVSVPLEWFPRLRDATPKQRKNWRLIAKGIGIHWENVDEDIAVSTLLRAW
- a CDS encoding DUF2283 domain-containing protein, with amino-acid sequence MAQVKVYYDQVGNTLTVWFGDPQAEYICEETGDEVILMKDISGQVIGFEKLNYLLPKPAHFQVAFETVAA
- a CDS encoding alanyl-tRNA editing protein; its protein translation is MTDLLCQSDAYLKEFEATVTAINGDQVTLDRTAFYPRGGGQPSDQGELVVAGETYRVLEVKKQAGEVWHKVDRAATFTVGASAHGAIDWDRRYKLMRTHTALHILCGMMWRDYGVSVTGGDMEPLAARMDFELERMSADFAHDVEAKVNAEVTAARDIRVKILPREVAFQIPDLIRTKINLLPPDIQEVRTVEIVGLDLQADGGTHVANTREVGRVKVVGHESKGKINKRLRIAVEGGEVVIGK
- a CDS encoding NUDIX domain-containing protein, whose amino-acid sequence is MAYKFCSNCGNHLPFTNYPFAPQTCTECGRTQYHNSKPCAGGLIVRDGCVLLVKRAVEPFKDYWDLPGGFLEAGEHPRDGMFREVREETGLEVRVRELLGVYVDRYDNNGDEIFTLNHYYIVEPIGGALRAADDVNAFAWFALDALPDAIAFEHAPVVLRDLQERMKRGF
- the glnA gene encoding type I glutamate--ammonia ligase is translated as MPDSSDIFARVEENHIKYIDLQFTDVVGVVKNVTIPAQELSDALTNGIWFDGSSIEGFARVAESDMHLRPDVSTFAILPWLSGDEATARLICDVFTPDGQPFAGDPRAVLKRAIVQAEQMGFIYHTGPELEFFLLKPHPDGSLIPPIPHDSASYFDAPSDMAAGLRRQMTANLAAFGIQVEAMHHEVAIGQHEIDFRYSDALTTADNAVTFRLVLKIIAQLNGLYGTFMPKLLRGSAGNGMHVHQSLTYAANGRNAFADEGDPHGLSKIAKQFIAGQLAHARGMCAVLAPLVNSYKRLVAGYEAPVFISWARINRSALIRVPRASTTESTRLELRCPDPSCNPYLAFAVMLAAGLDGIRRQLTVPEATEENLYHLDTDRRSKLSILPESLNRALDALEEDAVVCNALGAHLCDRFVSAKRLEWQDYRLEVSAWELEKYLPNY
- a CDS encoding GNAT family N-acetyltransferase, whose translation is MQDIYIREATEEDIPGLVTVIHAAFEEYRGFLDPPSGAHDETIETVQRKLMSARAGVALVNQQIVGCVICEPRADHLYLGRLAVLPSHRRYGIGQMLIAWVEAHARDLGYARVRLAVRLALQDNLTYFQYLGYRVLDHANHPGYSQPTFANLEKDLGQYHA
- a CDS encoding DUF4258 domain-containing protein; protein product: MNEDTPASELLFEVMTPLGFRVRVTREYWELIVTIKHPAMKGRESDVQETLRNPSEIRLSKNDPTVHLFYKPERIGRWVCAVAKRLDGDGFLITTYPTDAIKEGRQIWHK